Proteins encoded together in one Rhizobium sp. 11515TR window:
- a CDS encoding HAD family hydrolase, which yields MIKAIAWDVDGTLIDSEPVHHKALMAVSDRYGVNIAADDTRFIGVAMSDVWTVLAPLYPPGLGPETWISEIVEAYIERTAELQPIAGAPETVLTLARAGLVQCAVSNSSRRIVEANLKAMGLDRAMAFAIGREDVMHGKPDPEPYRLACARLGLDASHVLAVEDSVVGAASARAAGMPVLRYGADFTDFSAILDLVEERRLRA from the coding sequence ATGATCAAGGCAATCGCCTGGGATGTCGACGGGACGCTGATCGACAGCGAACCGGTTCACCACAAGGCGCTGATGGCCGTTTCGGATCGCTATGGCGTCAACATTGCCGCCGATGATACGCGTTTCATCGGGGTGGCAATGAGTGATGTCTGGACGGTGCTCGCACCGCTCTATCCGCCCGGACTTGGCCCCGAGACTTGGATCTCCGAGATTGTCGAGGCCTATATCGAGCGGACCGCCGAATTGCAGCCGATCGCGGGCGCGCCGGAGACGGTGCTCACGCTTGCCAGAGCCGGGCTTGTTCAATGCGCGGTTTCCAACTCCTCTCGCCGCATCGTCGAGGCCAACCTTAAGGCTATGGGGCTCGACCGCGCGATGGCCTTTGCGATCGGGCGCGAGGATGTGATGCACGGCAAGCCTGATCCCGAGCCCTATCGGCTTGCCTGCGCGCGTCTTGGCCTTGACGCTTCGCACGTGCTGGCCGTCGAAGATAGTGTCGTTGGCGCGGCCTCGGCGCGGGCGGCGGGCATGCCGGTGCTGCGCTATGGCGCGGATTTCACCGACTTCTCGGCGATCCTCGACCTCGTTGAG